A region from the Acipenser ruthenus chromosome 56, fAciRut3.2 maternal haplotype, whole genome shotgun sequence genome encodes:
- the LOC117404248 gene encoding UDP-glucuronosyltransferase 1A5-like, translating to MMDCCQWYSALLLLPLLALPSCQGGRILVFPVDGSHWVNMNILLRELHSKGHEITVLRSSNSWYIKEQATHYNSLTIPAPDASPVGQDFFTQFLNRTLDIQMRDGSLLAFLALQREVSVLLTKIHRMASQTLVTILEDPQIIKRLQGFDVVLTDPTIAEGLVMAHRLKLPVVLNVRWTTSGEGHFAIAPSPLSYIPMTGTRFSDRMTFTQRLLNVIIYGLSLYSERFIISAQYDDLCARYCDSGTDIRTLLQSADIWLMRVDFVFEFPRPTMPNVVYMGGFQCQPAKPLAPELEKFMESSGEHGVIVMSLGTLVQSLPREVTAKIASAFAQLPQKIIWRYIGERPQNLGNNTLLVEWLPQNDLLGHPKTRAFVAHGGTNGVYEAIYHGVPVVGLPLLFDQFDNLLRLEVRGAAKVLDFATMSSADYLQALKQVLEKPSYRRNMKKLSTLHHDRPMEPMQSALFWIEYVMRNRGAAHLRTEAYKMPWYSYHSLDVIAVLLAALLVFIITGIGVFRFLCCMVCKRRKTKRE from the coding sequence ATGATGGACTGTTGCCAGTGGTACTCTGCCCTTCTCCTCTTGCCCCTCCTGGCTCTTCCCAGCTGCCAGGGGGGAAGGATCCTGGTGTTCCCTGTGGATGGCAGCCACTGGGTCAACATGAACATCCTGCTTCGAGAGCTGCACTCCAAGGGCCACGAGATCACAGTGCTGCGCTCCAGCAACAGCTGGTACATCAAGGAGCAGGCCACCCATTACAACTCCCTCACCATCCCCGCCCCTGACGCCAGCCCTGTGGGGCAGGACTTTTTCACACAGTTCCTGAACCGCACACTGGATATCCAGATGAGAGACGGATCTCTGCTGGCATTCCTCGCTCTACAGAGAGAAGTCAGCGTCTTACTCACCAAAATCCACAGGATGGCTTCCCAGACACTGGTGACCATCTTGGAAGACCCCCAGATAATAAAGAGGCTGCAGGGATTTGATGTGGTCCTGACTGACCCCACCATAGCTGAGGGACTTGTTATGGCTCACCGCCTGAAGCTGCCCGTGGTGCTGAACGTGCGCTGGACTACCAGTGGAGAAGGTCACTTTGCCATTGCGCCGTCCCCTCTCTCCTACATCCCAATGACTGGGACCAGATTCTCAGACAGGATGACTTTCACCCAAAGGCTCCTGAACGTGATAATCTATGGGTTAAGCCTCTACTCTGAAAGATTCATAATAAGCGCACAGTATGATGACCTGTGCGCCCGCTACTGCGACTCTGGCACAGACATCAGAACTCTCCTCCAGTCAGCTGATATTTGGCTAATGAGGGTGGACTTTGTCTTTGAGTTCCCCCGCCCCACCATGCCCAACGTTGTCTACATGGGAGGGTTCCAGTGCCAGCCTGCCAAGCCCCTTGCCCCCGAGCTAGAGAAGTTCATGGAGAGCTCCGGGGAGCACGGCGTCATTGTCATGTCTTTGGGGACTCTGGTTCAAAGCCTCCCCAGAGAAGTGACTGCTAAGATAGCCTCGGCTTTCGCACAGCTGCCCCAGAAAATCATCTGGAGGTATATTGGGGAGAGGCCTCAAAACCTGGGCAACAACACCCTGCTGGTCGAGTGGCTCCCCCAAAATGATCTGCTGGGACACCCCAAGACCAGAGCCTTCGTGGCGCACGGTGGCACCAACGGAGTTTACGAAGCCATCTACCACGGAGTTCCGGTCGTGGGTCTGCCGCTGCTGTTCGACCAGTTTGACAACCTGCTCAGGTTAGAGGTGAGAGGGGCAGCCAAGGTGCTGGATTTTGCTACCATGAGCAGTGCAGACTATCTCCAGGCCCTGAAGCAGGTTCTTGAAAAGCCGTCCTATCGGAGGAACATGAAGAAGCTCTCCACTCTCCACCACGACCGGCCCATGGAGCCCATGCAGAGCGCCCTCTTCTGGATCGAGTACGTCATGAGGAACAGGGGCGCCGCTCACCTGCGCACTGAGGCCTACAAGATGCCCTGGTACTCCTACCACAGCCTGGATGTCATCGCTGTCCTGCTGGCTGCTCTTCTAGTCTTCATAATCACAGGCATTGGAGTATTCAGGTTTCTGTGCTGCATGGTCTGTAAAAGGAGAAAAACTAAGCGAGAATAA
- the LOC117404300 gene encoding deleted in malignant brain tumors 1 protein-like gives MMPVILTLLFCNLLGQQNTVLEVGSTNLRVASGDSCSGRVELYHRGEWGTVCGDGWDLNDAKAVCRFLDCGFAKSVEKSSSRFGKGTGTVWLSRVNCTGNEKSLAQCPKSEFGKTPDCDHEKDAGVECAGKSGITNLRLVNGSTSCSGRVEVLHNNQWRTLCDEGWDLNDAKVVCQSLGCGEALSAERGARFGQGTGQIWLNEVQCNGTESSIMNCLKSEFGIAPNCDHGKEAGVVCSAVRLVNGDGRCAGRVEIQYRGEWGSVCSDSWGLEDADVVCRELGCGAAESAPHGAVYGQGRGPIFLDDVDCTGRETALVQCPSRGWTTHNCSHRNDASVVCSLSVVSASVLVPIVASGVTAGALVILGILVTVFIVRRNKKRKKEAQEVKNTIYSTGKPAEEVKETGFYNGSPACDEQIYANTMYQESEQEDCIYQNYRY, from the exons ATGATGCCAGTAATCCTAACTCTACTTTTCT GCAATCTCCTTGGTCAGCAGAACACAGTCCTTGAAGTAG GCAGCACCAACCTGCGTGTGGCGAGTGGAGACAGCTGTTCAGGGAGAGTGGAGCTCTATCACCGGGGGGAATGGGGCACTGTGTGTGGGGACGGCTGGGACTTGAACGATGCTAAAGCTGTCTGCAGATTTCTGGACTGCGGCTTTGCTAAATCTGTTgaaaaaagcagctcccggtttGGGAAAGGGACCGGGACAGTCTGGCTTAGCAGAGTGAACTGCACTGGGAATGAAAAATCACTCGCGCAATGCCCCAAATCAGAGTTCGGGAAAACACCCGACTGCGATCACGAGAAAGATGCTGGCGTGGAATGTGCCG GAAAATCTGGCATCACAAACCTCAGGCTGGTGAATGGAAGCACCTCTTGTTCTGGGAGAGTTGAAGTTCTTCATAATAACCAGTGGAGGACTCTATGCGATGAGGGCTGGGACCTGAATGATGCTAAGGTTGTCTGTCAATCGCTGGGCTGTGGTGAGGCTCTGTCTGCTGAAAGGGGGGCGAGATTTGGCCAGGGGACCGGGCAAATCTGGCTTAATGAAGTACAGTGTAATGGGACAGAATCCTCAATTATGAATTGCCTGAAATCAGAATTTGGAATAGCACCCAACTGTGATCATGGGAAAGAAGCTGGTGTTGTGTGTTCAG CGGTGAGGCTAGTCAATGGAGATGGCCGCTGTGCTGGAAGAGTGGAGATTCAGTACAGAGGAGAGTGGGGCTCTGTGTGTAGTGATTCCTGGGGATTAGAGGATGCTGATGTGGTCTGCAGAGAGCTGGGGTGTGGGGCTGCAGAGTCAGCCCCTCATGGAGCTGTGTATGGGCAGGGGAGAGGACCCATCTTCCTGGATGATGTGGACTGCACTGGGAGGGAGACTGCACTGGTTCAGTGCCCCTCCAGAGGCTGGACGACTCATAACTGCAGCCACAGGAACGACGCCTCAGTTGTCTGCTCTCTGTCAG TGGTCTCGGCCTCAGTGCTGGTTCCAATAGTAGCTAGTGGTGTGACGGCAGGGGCACTGGTTATACTGGGTATACTGGTGACCGTCTTCATCGTCAGGAGGAATAAGAAAAGGAAGAAAGAGGCACAGG AAGTGAAAAACACAATCTATAGCACAGGAAAGCCAGCAGAGGAAGTGAAGGAGACGGGTTTTTACAATGGCAGCCCTGCTTGTGACGAGCAGATCTATGCAAACACTATGTATCAAGAATCTGAGCAAGAAGACTGCATTTATCAAAACTACCGCTACTGA